In Lacerta agilis isolate rLacAgi1 chromosome 8, rLacAgi1.pri, whole genome shotgun sequence, one genomic interval encodes:
- the LOC117050810 gene encoding zinc finger protein 883-like, which produces MEENRGMFNSLGDDELEMKKKENHKEIHTAEEPYQDSDCGENFSHSSNSSSHQRNCLEKKPYQCLECGKSFVSKKGLTAHRIIHTGEKPYKCLECGKSFSQGSHLTAHKRIHTREKTYQCLECGKSFACKTRFASHQRIHTGEKPYQCLECGKSFRWKENLIIHQRIHTGEKTYQCLECGESFSRKDSFTSHQGIHTGEKPYQCLECGKRFSHSSHLTSHQRIHTGEKPYQCLECGKSFSQGSHLTSHQRIHTGEKPYQCLECGKSFSHSSHLTYHQRIHTGEKPYQCLECGKSFSQGSHLTSHQRIHTGEKTYQCLECGKSFRRSSHLNSHQRIHTREKPFQCQECGKSFTWKRSLTSHQRSHTGEKPYQCLECGKSFSSSSHLTAHQRIHTGEKPYQCQECGKSFTWKLSFTSHQRIHIGEKPYQCLECGKSFGRSSILTSHQRIHTGEKPYQCQECGKSFTWKLSLTCHQRIHIGEKPYQCLECGKSFGNSSNLTSHQRSHAGEKPYQCLECGKSFSQKGSLTSHQKIHTGEKPYQCLECGKNFTRKISFISHQTIHSGEKPYQCVECGKSFTRKQSLTSHQRIHTVEKPYQCLECGKSFTWKISFISHQTIHSGEKPYQCVECGKSFTRKESLTSHRLIHTGEKPISARNICVGGSFGIL; this is translated from the exons atggaggagaatcgtgggatGTTCAACTCACTCG GTGATGATGAATTAgaaatgaagaagaaggaaaaccaCAAGGAAATCCACACAGCGGAGGAGCCTTATCAGGATTCAGACTGTGGAGAGAACTTCAGTCACAGCTCCAATTcctcttcccatcaaagaaatTGCCTTGagaagaaaccctatcagtgcttggagtgtggaaagagcttcgtcTCCAAAAAAGGTCTCACTGCCCATCGAAttattcatacaggggagaaaccatataagtgcctggaatgtggaaagagcttcagtcagggcTCCCATCTCACtgcccataaaagaattcatacaagagAGAAAacctatcagtgcctggaatgtggaaagagcttcgccTGCAAAACAAGATttgcttcccatcaaagaattcataccggagagaaaccctatcagtgcttggaatgtggaaagagcttcaggtgGAAAGAAAATCTCAttatccatcaaagaattcatacaggggagaagacatatcagtgcctggaatgtggagagagcttcagtcgaaaagacagtttcacttcccatcaaggaattcatacaggggagaaaccctatcagtgcttggaatgtggaaagaggttcagtcacagctcccatctcacttcccatcaaagaattcatacaggggagaaaccctatcagtgcttggaatgtggaaagagcttcagtcagggctcccatctcacttcccatcaaagaattcatacaggggagaaaccttatcagtgcttggaatgtgggaagagcttcagtcacagctcccatctcacttaccatcaaagaattcatacaggggagaaaccctatcagtgcttggaatgtggaaagagcttcagtcagggctcccatctcacttcccatcaaagaattcatacaggggagaaaacctatcagtgcttggaatgtggaaagagcttccgtcgcAGCTCCCATCTCAATTCccatcaaaggattcatacacgggagaaaccatttcagtgccaagagtgtggaaagTCCTTCACCTGGAAAagaagtctcacttcccatcaaagaagtcatacaggggaaaaaccatatcagtgcctggaatgtggaaagagcttcagtagcagctcccatctcactgcccatcaaaggattcatacaggggagaaaccatatcaatgccaagagtgtggaaagagcttcacctggaaattaagtttcacttcccatcaaagaattcatataggagaaaaaccatatcagtgcctggaatgtggaaagagcttcggaAGAAGCTCcattctcacttcccatcaaagaattcatacaggggagaaaccatatcaatgccaagagtgtggaaagagcttcacctggaAATTAAGTCTCacttgccatcaaagaattcatataggagaaaaaccatatcagtgcctggaatgtggaaagagcttcggaaacagctccaatctcacttcccatcaaagga gTCATGCAGGggaaaaaccctatcagtgcctggaatgtggaaagagcttcagtcagaagggtagtctcacttcccatcaaaagattcatacaggggagaaaccgtatcagtgtttggaatgtggaaagaacttcaccAGGAAAATAagtttcatttcccatcaaacaattcattcaggagagaaaccatatcagtgcgtggaatgtggaaagagcttcaccaggaaacaaagtctcacttcccatcaaagaattcatacggtggagaaaccctatcagtgcttggaatgtggaaagagcttcacctggaAAATAagtttcatttcccatcaaacaattcattcaggagagaaaccatatcagtgcgtggaatgtggaaagagcttcaccaggaaagaaagtctcacttcccatcgactaattcatacgggggagaaacccatCAGTGctaggaat aTCTGCGTCGGGGGATCCTTTGGGATCTTGtaa